A part of Kitasatospora acidiphila genomic DNA contains:
- a CDS encoding DegV family protein, giving the protein MSAQLAIVTDSTAYLPQQAVDAHQVSVVPLSVVVGDTVFTEGVEIAPKDVAEALRAKQRLTTSRPNPETFAAAYRAAAEAGATGVVSIHLSTELSGTGDAARLAAAEAPIPVRVVDSRLVGMALGYAVLAAADARDAGLDLDGVVAAAERRAADTRGFFYVDTLEHLRRGGRIGTARALLGSALAVKPLLHLDAGRIEPLEKVRTASRAIARLEEIAVEYAGEREVDITVHHLAAEDRAEPLCARLRERVPGLRELYLGEVGAVIGAHVGPGLLAVVVAPV; this is encoded by the coding sequence ATGTCCGCCCAGCTCGCCATCGTCACCGATTCCACGGCCTATCTGCCCCAGCAGGCCGTTGACGCGCATCAGGTCTCGGTGGTCCCGCTGAGCGTCGTGGTCGGGGACACCGTGTTCACCGAGGGCGTGGAGATCGCGCCCAAGGACGTCGCCGAGGCCCTGCGGGCCAAGCAGCGGCTCACCACCTCGCGCCCCAACCCGGAGACCTTCGCCGCCGCCTACCGCGCCGCCGCCGAGGCCGGCGCAACCGGCGTGGTCTCGATCCACCTCTCCACCGAGCTCTCCGGCACCGGCGACGCCGCCCGCCTGGCGGCCGCCGAAGCCCCGATACCCGTGCGGGTGGTGGACAGCCGGCTGGTCGGCATGGCGCTCGGCTACGCGGTGCTGGCGGCGGCTGACGCCCGGGACGCGGGGCTCGACCTGGACGGTGTGGTGGCGGCGGCCGAACGGCGTGCCGCGGACACCCGCGGCTTCTTCTACGTGGACACCCTGGAACACCTTCGCCGAGGCGGCCGGATCGGCACCGCCCGGGCGCTGCTCGGCTCCGCCCTGGCCGTCAAGCCGCTGCTCCACCTCGACGCGGGCCGGATCGAGCCCCTGGAGAAGGTGCGCACCGCCTCCCGCGCCATCGCCCGCCTCGAGGAGATCGCCGTGGAGTACGCGGGCGAGCGGGAGGTGGACATCACGGTGCACCACCTCGCCGCCGAGGACCGCGCCGAGCCGCTCTGCGCCCGCCTGCGGGAACGGGTGCCGGGCCTGCGCGAGCTGTACCTGGGGGAGGTCGGCGCGGTGATCGGCGCCCATGTGGGGCCGGGCCTGCTGGCGGTGGTGGTCGCGCCGGTGTGA
- a CDS encoding ComEA family DNA-binding protein yields the protein MDRKAVLGLGVLLLLAVAYAIQHFWLGRPQPVAVPTATGKTAPSAAAAAGDTESPAQPVAPGGESADTGAAPEPSGSGQLPVVIDVAGRVVHPGVLSLPAGSRVADALRAAGGAQAGVDTDGLNLARVLVDGEQVLVGSPAPAAGNAAEPTAPKAPVSINRATQEQLDALPGIGPALARRILDFRTQHGPFRSLEQLRQISGIGGRKFAELRPLLVL from the coding sequence GTGGACCGAAAAGCGGTGCTCGGTCTCGGAGTTCTGCTCCTGCTCGCCGTCGCCTACGCCATCCAGCACTTCTGGCTAGGCCGACCGCAGCCCGTCGCCGTTCCCACTGCCACGGGCAAGACCGCACCCAGCGCCGCCGCAGCCGCCGGCGACACCGAGAGCCCAGCCCAGCCCGTCGCTCCAGGGGGCGAATCGGCGGACACCGGGGCAGCTCCCGAACCCTCCGGCAGCGGCCAACTCCCGGTAGTCATCGATGTGGCGGGCCGAGTCGTGCACCCAGGTGTCCTCAGCCTGCCGGCGGGATCCCGAGTCGCCGACGCGCTGCGGGCGGCGGGCGGCGCGCAAGCGGGCGTGGACACGGATGGCCTCAACCTCGCCCGGGTGCTGGTTGACGGCGAGCAGGTGCTGGTCGGCTCGCCCGCCCCGGCCGCCGGGAACGCCGCCGAGCCCACAGCGCCCAAGGCACCGGTGAGCATCAACAGAGCCACCCAGGAGCAACTCGATGCGCTCCCCGGCATCGGTCCGGCTCTGGCCCGTCGCATCCTCGACTTCCGCACCCAGCACGGCCCGTTCCGCTCGCTGGAGCAACTCCGCCAAATCAGCGGGATCGGCGGCCGCAAGTTTGCCGAGCTGCGACCACTGCTCGTTCTCTGA
- a CDS encoding ComEC/Rec2 family competence protein has product MPSPRTTTNHAESSQAPDLRLVLPTVAAWGVTVLLLSSDSRATTPLFCGAAVAAVAAVALLLLSRGGDRSRRAAALGAAVLLTAAAATTCTVLRTADLYRGPIPALARAAAAASDAPLSGTDTATETRTDTRSDPAIPTTATPDAHPGAVTKPPPDTVVTVELTITGDPRPRTSRAHGADAGRQLLLVDATVDRVTMGTGTGTGATTTRTSTPITLIVQERDAASWQGLLPSARVAALARVLPASDEGGGDTAAALVAKGPPRLLAPPNWTQRLAGRLRAGLRRACAELAPDARTLLPGLVVGDTEAMPDDLAQAFQSTDLVHITAVSGANLSIVLALLLGAPTRSGTTERGGLASFLGIPLRVAALVGVGLTVAFVILCRPEPSVLRAAATGLLSLLALALGRPRQALSALAAGVLTLLLVDPFLARSYGFLLSVLATAGLLTLGRRWAKALHQRGWPHGVAEAVACTASAQALCAPAAVLLAPRISLVGIPCNLLAELAVMPATLLGFAALAVAPLSGGVAAFLAGMAGYPTQWLAAVARAGAALPGAELAWTPGWRGTVTLALGVLAACYAGRLFFPADPATADPDTGKASTIAPSTAAPIAPASTPPR; this is encoded by the coding sequence ATGCCATCTCCGCGTACAACCACCAATCACGCCGAATCCTCGCAGGCACCCGATCTGCGGCTCGTGCTGCCGACCGTCGCCGCCTGGGGTGTCACGGTGCTGTTGCTCAGCAGCGACTCGCGTGCCACCACACCGCTGTTCTGCGGGGCCGCGGTGGCCGCCGTTGCGGCGGTGGCCCTGCTGCTGCTCTCGCGTGGCGGCGATCGGTCGCGCCGAGCTGCCGCGCTCGGAGCCGCTGTCCTGCTCACCGCAGCAGCGGCCACCACCTGCACCGTGCTGCGGACCGCCGACCTTTATCGCGGACCGATTCCCGCCCTGGCCCGAGCCGCGGCTGCGGCCAGCGATGCACCACTGAGCGGCACCGACACCGCCACCGAAACCCGCACCGACACCCGCAGCGACCCCGCCATCCCCACCACGGCCACCCCCGACGCCCACCCCGGGGCCGTCACCAAGCCACCGCCTGACACTGTGGTCACCGTCGAGCTGACCATCACCGGTGACCCGCGCCCCCGTACCTCGCGCGCCCATGGGGCTGACGCCGGCCGCCAACTCCTGCTTGTGGACGCCACCGTGGATCGCGTCACCATGGGCACCGGCACCGGCACCGGCGCGACCACCACGCGGACCAGCACCCCGATCACGCTGATCGTCCAGGAACGTGACGCGGCCTCCTGGCAGGGGCTGCTGCCGTCCGCCCGGGTGGCGGCTCTCGCGCGGGTGCTGCCGGCGAGCGACGAAGGCGGCGGTGACACGGCGGCCGCCCTGGTGGCCAAGGGACCGCCCCGGCTGCTGGCGCCGCCGAACTGGACGCAGCGCCTGGCAGGTCGGCTGCGCGCGGGGCTGCGGCGGGCGTGTGCGGAGCTGGCGCCGGATGCTCGCACCCTGCTGCCGGGCCTGGTGGTGGGCGACACCGAGGCGATGCCGGACGACCTCGCCCAGGCGTTCCAGAGCACCGACCTGGTCCACATCACCGCGGTAAGCGGCGCCAACCTCTCCATCGTGCTTGCTCTGCTGCTGGGCGCACCGACACGGTCGGGCACGACGGAGCGCGGCGGGTTGGCCTCCTTCCTTGGGATTCCGCTGCGGGTGGCCGCCCTGGTCGGGGTGGGCCTCACGGTTGCCTTCGTCATCCTCTGCCGACCGGAGCCGAGTGTTCTGCGCGCGGCGGCGACGGGACTGCTGAGCCTGCTCGCACTGGCGTTGGGCCGGCCGCGCCAGGCGCTCTCCGCGCTCGCCGCGGGCGTACTCACGCTGCTGCTGGTCGACCCGTTCCTGGCCCGGTCGTACGGGTTCCTGCTCTCGGTGCTCGCCACCGCCGGGCTGCTCACCCTCGGGCGCCGCTGGGCGAAGGCCCTGCACCAGCGCGGCTGGCCGCACGGCGTGGCGGAGGCGGTGGCCTGTACGGCGTCGGCGCAGGCGCTCTGCGCTCCGGCTGCCGTGCTGCTCGCACCGCGGATCAGCCTGGTCGGGATCCCCTGCAACCTGCTCGCCGAACTGGCGGTGATGCCGGCCACGTTGCTGGGTTTCGCGGCTCTCGCGGTGGCGCCGCTGTCCGGCGGGGTGGCCGCCTTCCTGGCGGGCATGGCCGGCTATCCGACGCAGTGGCTGGCCGCCGTCGCACGGGCCGGTGCGGCACTACCGGGGGCCGAGCTCGCCTGGACGCCGGGCTGGCGAGGCACGGTCACCCTGGCCCTGGGCGTCCTGGCTGCCTGCTACGCGGGTCGGTTGTTCTTCCCAGCGGACCCGGCTACCGCCGACCCGGACACCGGCAAGGCCAGCACCATCGCACCCAGCACCGCCGCACCCATCGCCCCCGCCAGCACCCCGCCCCGGTGA
- a CDS encoding DUF2087 domain-containing protein: protein MSIDDSSDPAAGLTAFFTDGRLTTVPRKPARREQLLRHLARTLFDADRPYSEREVNEALLTVHNDYSALRRYLVEAKLLTRDRDGSSYQRAAIG from the coding sequence ATGTCCATCGACGATTCCTCTGACCCGGCCGCCGGTCTGACCGCGTTCTTCACCGACGGGCGGCTGACTACCGTGCCGCGCAAGCCCGCCCGGCGCGAGCAGTTGCTGCGCCACCTGGCCCGGACCCTCTTCGACGCCGACCGCCCCTACAGCGAACGCGAGGTCAACGAGGCACTGCTGACGGTGCACAACGACTACTCCGCGCTGCGTCGCTACCTGGTGGAGGCCAAGCTGCTGACCCGGGACAGGGACGGCAGCAGCTACCAGCGGGCGGCGATCGGGTAG
- a CDS encoding flavin monoamine oxidase family protein, with translation MARSPLARRLRELAADHATAARLGLPADEYTELRDEAVADPDGPSRRQLLGRAAALGLAVAAGGLAAARPARAADPRATAVPNPRATARATGGAPRIAVIGAGISGLNAALTLADKGVAATVYEANPSRIGGRMFSGGSPWHPDLWEQGQVSEYGGELLDTGHHTMLQLCQRFGLGTTAVRHVYSAQADQVLWFQGGYYPRAQADLDFKPVWQAIRSDIQAGGSAPTWDSHNAAAVALDGMTVRDWINSRVPGGCASLLGAFLDVAYNVEYGADTTAQSSYDLLALLGSQANPGSFNIWGGSDERYHITGGNDQVPHAIAAALPAGTVQQGWTLTAVARNADGTQTLAFDLDGGGTRTVTADHTILAVPLPILQQHIDLSGAGLDAMMRGVLTHMTMGACTKLNMQFRSRPWAGSGPWPGTSDGECFSDQDFQQAWDVTRGQAGSDGILVQYGGGSLARSLTPPTAFTDASTPYTAALVTRYLAQIERLFPGTGAAWNGRATLSAWHLNPYSHGAYSYWPTGYLTSYAGYEGTAQGNLHFAGEHTSYNFQGYMEGGAQEGARAAQEVLTAIGA, from the coding sequence ATGGCCCGTTCCCCCCTCGCCCGCCGCCTGCGCGAGCTGGCCGCCGATCACGCAACCGCCGCCCGACTCGGCCTGCCCGCCGACGAGTACACCGAGCTGCGCGACGAGGCGGTGGCCGACCCTGACGGTCCCTCGCGGCGCCAACTGCTCGGCCGGGCCGCCGCGCTCGGTCTGGCCGTGGCCGCCGGGGGCTTGGCCGCCGCCCGTCCGGCCCGGGCGGCCGACCCGCGGGCCACCGCCGTGCCGAACCCGCGGGCCACCGCGCGGGCGACCGGCGGGGCGCCGCGGATCGCCGTCATCGGCGCCGGCATCTCCGGTCTGAACGCCGCGCTGACCCTGGCCGACAAGGGTGTTGCCGCCACCGTCTACGAGGCCAACCCGTCCCGGATCGGGGGCCGGATGTTCTCCGGTGGCAGCCCCTGGCACCCGGACCTGTGGGAGCAGGGCCAGGTCTCCGAGTACGGCGGTGAGTTGCTCGACACCGGCCATCACACGATGCTCCAGCTGTGCCAGCGGTTCGGCCTCGGCACCACCGCGGTGCGCCATGTCTACAGCGCCCAGGCGGACCAGGTCCTCTGGTTCCAGGGCGGCTACTACCCGCGCGCCCAGGCCGACCTCGACTTCAAGCCGGTCTGGCAGGCGATCCGGTCGGACATCCAGGCCGGCGGGTCGGCGCCCACCTGGGACAGCCACAACGCCGCCGCCGTCGCGCTGGACGGCATGACCGTCCGGGACTGGATCAACTCCCGTGTCCCGGGCGGTTGTGCGAGCCTGCTCGGGGCGTTCCTGGACGTGGCGTACAACGTGGAGTACGGCGCCGACACCACCGCGCAGTCCAGCTACGACCTGCTCGCGCTGCTGGGCTCGCAGGCCAATCCGGGCAGCTTCAACATCTGGGGCGGCAGCGACGAGCGCTACCACATCACCGGCGGCAACGACCAGGTGCCGCACGCCATCGCCGCCGCGCTGCCGGCCGGCACGGTGCAGCAGGGCTGGACCCTGACCGCCGTCGCCCGCAACGCCGACGGCACCCAGACCCTGGCGTTCGACCTGGACGGCGGCGGCACCCGCACCGTCACCGCCGACCACACCATCCTGGCCGTGCCGCTGCCGATCCTGCAGCAGCACATCGACCTCTCCGGGGCCGGCCTGGACGCCATGATGCGCGGGGTGCTGACCCATATGACGATGGGCGCCTGCACCAAGCTCAACATGCAGTTCCGCTCGCGCCCGTGGGCCGGCAGCGGCCCCTGGCCGGGGACCTCCGACGGCGAGTGCTTCAGCGACCAGGACTTCCAGCAGGCCTGGGACGTCACCCGCGGCCAGGCCGGCAGCGACGGGATCCTGGTGCAGTACGGCGGTGGCAGCCTGGCGCGATCGCTGACCCCGCCGACGGCCTTCACGGACGCGAGCACCCCGTACACAGCGGCCCTGGTGACCCGCTACCTCGCCCAGATCGAGCGGCTCTTCCCCGGCACCGGCGCCGCCTGGAACGGCCGGGCCACGCTCTCCGCCTGGCACCTGAACCCGTACTCCCACGGCGCCTACTCGTACTGGCCGACCGGCTATCTGACCAGCTACGCCGGCTACGAGGGCACCGCCCAGGGCAATCTGCACTTCGCGGGCGAGCACACCTCGTACAACTTCCAGGGGTACATGGAGGGAGGCGCCCAGGAGGGGGCCAGGGCGGCACAGGAGGTGCTCACCGCGATCGGAGCCTGA
- the holA gene encoding DNA polymerase III subunit delta, with amino-acid sequence MARKSAPDDLLAPLTLAVGQEELLLDRAVAQVVAAARAADPDTDVRDLAPGALQPGSLAELTTPSLFAERKVIVVRAAQDLAADSVKELKAYLAAPADEVIVVLVHAGGAKGKGLLDAARKAGAREVQCAKLTKAGERVAFVRGEFKALGRSASPEACQALLDALGGDLRELAAAASQLTSDVEGPIDERVVARYYSGRAEATGFEVADLAVTGRAADALERLRWALAVGQPPTGITYALASGVRSIGRLATADRSMRAGDLARELGMPPWKVDRVRQQMRGWTGDGVAVALTAIAEADAAVKGGSDDPAYALERAVVTVARAARSGARQY; translated from the coding sequence ATGGCCAGGAAGAGTGCACCCGATGACCTGCTCGCCCCGCTGACCCTCGCGGTCGGCCAGGAGGAGCTGCTGCTCGACCGCGCGGTCGCCCAGGTGGTAGCGGCGGCCAGGGCCGCCGACCCGGACACGGACGTGCGGGATCTCGCCCCCGGGGCCCTGCAGCCGGGCAGCCTGGCCGAGTTGACGACCCCGTCGCTGTTCGCCGAGCGCAAGGTGATCGTGGTCCGGGCCGCGCAGGATCTGGCGGCCGACTCGGTCAAGGAGCTCAAGGCCTACCTCGCGGCGCCGGCCGACGAGGTGATCGTGGTGCTGGTCCACGCCGGCGGCGCCAAGGGCAAGGGCCTGCTGGACGCGGCGCGCAAGGCGGGGGCCCGCGAGGTGCAGTGCGCCAAGCTGACCAAGGCGGGGGAGCGGGTCGCGTTCGTCCGCGGCGAGTTCAAGGCGCTCGGCCGCTCGGCCAGCCCGGAGGCCTGCCAGGCGCTGCTGGACGCGCTCGGCGGCGACCTGCGTGAGCTGGCGGCCGCCGCCAGCCAGTTGACCTCCGATGTCGAGGGTCCGATCGACGAGCGGGTGGTGGCCCGCTACTACAGCGGCCGGGCCGAGGCGACCGGCTTCGAGGTGGCCGACCTGGCGGTCACGGGCCGCGCGGCGGACGCACTGGAGCGGCTGCGCTGGGCGCTGGCGGTCGGCCAGCCGCCGACCGGCATCACCTACGCGCTGGCCTCCGGGGTGCGCAGCATCGGCCGGCTGGCGACCGCGGACCGCTCGATGCGCGCGGGCGACCTGGCCCGTGAGCTCGGCATGCCGCCGTGGAAGGTGGACCGGGTGCGCCAGCAGATGCGCGGTTGGACGGGCGACGGTGTGGCCGTCGCGCTGACCGCCATCGCCGAGGCCGACGCGGCCGTCAAGGGCGGTTCGGACGACCCCGCCTACGCCCTGGAGCGGGCCGTGGTCACCGTGGCCCGAGCCGCCCGCTCGGGCGCCCGCCAGTACTGA
- the rpsT gene encoding 30S ribosomal protein S20 gives MANIKSQIKRNKTNEKARLRNKAVKSELKTALRKAREASVAGETEKAAELARVASKKLDKAVSKGVIHKNQAANKKSAITKQVAA, from the coding sequence GTGGCGAACATCAAGTCCCAGATCAAGCGCAACAAGACCAACGAGAAGGCGCGCCTGCGCAACAAGGCCGTCAAGTCGGAGCTGAAGACCGCGCTCCGCAAGGCCCGCGAGGCCTCTGTCGCCGGCGAGACCGAGAAGGCCGCTGAGCTCGCTCGCGTCGCCTCGAAGAAGCTCGACAAGGCCGTGAGCAAGGGCGTCATCCACAAGAACCAGGCCGCCAACAAGAAGTCGGCCATCACCAAGCAGGTCGCCGCCTGA
- the lepA gene encoding translation elongation factor 4, translating into MPATPTNVPEPSRTDPALIRNFCIIAHIDHGKSTLADRMLQITGVVDPRQMRAQYLDRMDIERERGITIKSQAVRLPWAPNTGEHAGTTHILNMIDTPGHVDFTYEVSRSLAACEGTILVVDAAQGIEAQTLANLYLALENDLTIIPVLNKIDLPAAQPEKYAAEIAHIIGCDPDDVLKVSAKTGLGVEDLLDHVVDRIPAPVGVKDAPARAMIFDSVYDSYRGVVTYVRVVDGQLTKRERISMMSTGATHELLEIGVISPEPKVADGLGVGEVGYIITGVKDVRQSKVGDTITSMHKGATEALGGYKDPRPMVFSGLYPLDGSDYPLLRDALDKLRLNDAALVYEPETSVALGFGYRCGFLGLLHLEIIRERLEREFNLDLISTAPNVIYRVVMEDGTEHTVTNPSEFPTGKIAEVFEPVVRGTILAPNDFVGAIMELCQARRGNLQGMDYLSEDRVELRYTLPLAEIVFDFFDQLKSKTRGYGSFDYEPIGEQSAELVKVDILLHGDAVDAFSAIVHKDKAYNYGVMMAGKLQKLIPRQQFEVPIQAAIGSRVIARETVRAIRKDVLAKCYGGDISRKRKLLEKQKEGKKRMKMVGRVEVPQEAFIAALSTDAEAPKDAKK; encoded by the coding sequence GTGCCCGCGACCCCTACCAACGTGCCAGAGCCCAGCCGTACCGACCCGGCGCTGATCCGCAACTTCTGCATCATCGCCCACATCGACCACGGCAAGTCGACGCTCGCCGACCGGATGCTGCAGATCACCGGCGTCGTCGACCCGCGGCAGATGCGTGCCCAGTACCTCGACCGCATGGACATCGAGCGTGAGCGCGGTATCACCATCAAGTCGCAGGCGGTCCGGTTGCCCTGGGCGCCGAACACCGGTGAGCACGCGGGTACCACGCACATCCTGAACATGATCGACACCCCCGGGCACGTCGACTTCACCTACGAGGTGTCCCGCTCCCTGGCGGCCTGCGAGGGCACCATCCTGGTGGTCGACGCGGCCCAGGGCATCGAGGCGCAGACCCTGGCCAACCTCTACCTGGCCCTGGAGAACGACCTCACGATCATCCCGGTGCTCAACAAGATCGACCTGCCGGCCGCCCAGCCCGAGAAGTACGCGGCCGAGATCGCGCACATCATCGGCTGCGACCCGGACGACGTGCTCAAGGTCAGCGCCAAGACCGGCCTGGGCGTCGAGGACCTGCTGGACCACGTGGTCGACCGGATCCCGGCTCCAGTCGGTGTCAAGGACGCCCCGGCCCGCGCGATGATCTTCGACTCGGTCTACGACTCCTACCGCGGCGTGGTCACCTACGTCCGTGTCGTCGACGGCCAGCTCACCAAGCGCGAGCGGATCTCGATGATGTCCACCGGCGCCACCCACGAGCTGCTGGAGATCGGCGTCATCTCGCCCGAGCCCAAGGTCGCGGACGGGCTCGGCGTCGGTGAGGTGGGCTACATCATCACCGGTGTGAAGGACGTCCGGCAGTCCAAGGTCGGTGACACCATCACCTCGATGCACAAGGGTGCGACCGAGGCGCTGGGCGGCTACAAGGACCCGCGCCCGATGGTGTTCTCCGGCCTCTACCCGCTGGACGGCTCGGACTACCCGCTGCTCCGCGACGCGCTGGACAAGCTGCGGCTGAACGACGCCGCGCTGGTCTACGAGCCGGAGACCTCGGTGGCGCTGGGCTTCGGCTACCGCTGCGGCTTCCTCGGCCTGCTCCACCTGGAGATCATCCGGGAGCGCCTGGAGCGCGAGTTCAACCTGGACCTGATCTCCACCGCGCCGAACGTGATCTACCGGGTGGTGATGGAGGACGGCACCGAGCACACCGTCACCAACCCGAGCGAGTTCCCGACCGGCAAGATCGCTGAGGTCTTCGAGCCCGTGGTGCGCGGCACCATCCTGGCGCCGAACGACTTCGTCGGCGCGATCATGGAGCTCTGCCAGGCCCGCCGCGGCAACCTGCAGGGGATGGACTACCTCTCCGAGGACCGGGTGGAGCTGCGCTACACGCTGCCGCTCGCGGAGATCGTCTTCGACTTCTTCGACCAGCTGAAGTCTAAGACCCGCGGCTACGGCTCCTTCGACTACGAGCCGATCGGCGAGCAGAGCGCCGAGCTGGTCAAGGTGGACATCCTGCTGCACGGTGACGCGGTGGACGCCTTCTCCGCCATCGTGCACAAGGACAAGGCCTACAACTACGGCGTCATGATGGCCGGCAAGCTGCAGAAGCTGATCCCGCGCCAGCAGTTCGAGGTGCCGATCCAGGCGGCCATCGGCTCCCGGGTGATCGCCCGTGAGACGGTCCGCGCGATCCGCAAGGACGTCCTCGCCAAGTGCTACGGCGGTGACATCTCGCGCAAGCGCAAGCTGCTGGAGAAGCAGAAGGAAGGCAAGAAGCGGATGAAGATGGTCGGCCGCGTGGAGGTCCCGCAGGAGGCCTTCATCGCCGCGCTGTCGACGGACGCCGAGGCTCCCAAGGACGCCAAGAAGTAA
- a CDS encoding ABC transporter ATP-binding protein, with the protein MSIYGMLLLGAFSVACAVAAPKLLGNATNLILKGALGPHFPTQQALDAATHSNSKTAALLRTLHLTPGQGMDYNALGTVLLWVLLIYVASAVFGIVQGRIAARVINRTVNRLRTEVDAKLTRLPLSYFDKQPRGEVLSRVTNDIDNIGQSMQQSMGQLVNSLLTVVGVLAMMFWISWLLALIALISVPLSVVVAARVGKKAQPQFVAQWATTGKLNAHIEEMYTGHTLVKVFGRQKEAAEVFERENEALYASSFKAQFISGIIQPAMFFIGNLNYVLVAVVGGLRVASGALSIGDVQAFIQYSRQFSQPLTQVASMANLVQSGVASAERVFELLDAEEQSADPQRPERPEELRGLVSFEDVAFRYEADKPLIEELTLKVEPGQTVAIVGPTGAGKTTMVNLLMRFYEVSGGRITLDGVDIAAMSREELRSGIGMVLQDTWLFGGTIAENIAYGSTGASREQVIEAARAAHVDRFVRTLPDGYDTVIDDDGTGVSAGEKQLITIARAFLAQPSILVLDEATSSVDTRTEVLIQRAMARLRSGRTSFVIAHRLSTIRDADVILVMESGSIVEQGSHDELIEAGGAYARLYQAQFAQAVAETE; encoded by the coding sequence GTGTCGATCTACGGCATGCTGCTGCTCGGCGCGTTCAGCGTGGCCTGCGCGGTGGCCGCTCCCAAGCTGCTCGGCAACGCCACCAATCTGATCCTCAAGGGTGCGCTCGGCCCGCACTTCCCCACCCAGCAGGCGCTGGACGCGGCGACCCACAGCAATTCCAAGACCGCCGCGCTGCTCCGCACCCTGCACCTGACGCCCGGTCAGGGCATGGACTACAACGCACTCGGCACCGTGCTGCTCTGGGTGCTGCTGATCTACGTCGCCTCCGCCGTCTTCGGCATCGTGCAGGGCCGGATCGCCGCCCGCGTGATCAACCGCACCGTCAACCGGCTGCGCACCGAGGTGGACGCCAAGCTCACCCGGCTGCCGCTCAGTTACTTCGACAAGCAGCCGCGCGGCGAGGTGCTCAGCCGGGTCACCAATGACATCGACAACATCGGCCAGTCCATGCAGCAGAGCATGGGCCAGCTGGTGAACTCGCTGCTCACCGTGGTCGGTGTGCTGGCGATGATGTTCTGGATCTCCTGGCTGCTGGCGCTGATCGCGCTGATCTCGGTGCCGCTCTCGGTGGTCGTCGCGGCCCGGGTCGGCAAGAAGGCGCAGCCGCAGTTCGTCGCCCAGTGGGCGACCACCGGCAAGCTGAACGCGCACATCGAGGAGATGTACACCGGCCACACCCTGGTCAAGGTATTCGGCCGGCAGAAGGAGGCCGCCGAGGTCTTCGAGCGGGAGAACGAGGCGCTCTACGCCTCCAGCTTCAAGGCCCAGTTCATCTCCGGGATCATCCAGCCCGCGATGTTCTTCATCGGCAACCTCAACTACGTGCTGGTCGCGGTGGTCGGCGGGCTGCGGGTGGCCAGCGGCGCGCTCTCCATCGGTGACGTGCAGGCCTTCATCCAGTACTCGCGGCAGTTCAGCCAGCCGCTCACCCAGGTGGCCAGCATGGCCAACCTGGTGCAGTCCGGCGTCGCCTCGGCCGAGCGGGTCTTCGAACTGCTGGACGCCGAGGAGCAGTCCGCCGACCCGCAGCGGCCCGAGCGGCCCGAGGAGCTGCGCGGCCTGGTCTCCTTCGAGGACGTCGCGTTCCGCTACGAGGCGGACAAGCCGCTGATCGAGGAGCTGACCCTGAAAGTGGAGCCGGGCCAGACGGTGGCCATCGTCGGCCCGACCGGCGCCGGCAAGACCACCATGGTCAACCTGCTGATGCGGTTCTACGAGGTGAGCGGCGGCCGGATCACCCTGGACGGGGTGGACATCGCCGCGATGTCCCGCGAGGAACTGCGCTCCGGCATCGGCATGGTGCTGCAGGACACCTGGCTGTTCGGCGGCACCATCGCCGAGAACATCGCCTACGGCTCCACCGGCGCCAGCCGCGAGCAGGTGATCGAGGCGGCCAGGGCCGCGCACGTGGACCGCTTCGTGCGGACCCTGCCGGACGGCTACGACACCGTGATCGACGACGACGGCACCGGGGTCAGCGCCGGCGAGAAGCAGCTGATCACCATCGCCCGGGCGTTCCTGGCCCAGCCGTCGATCCTGGTGCTGGACGAGGCGACCAGTTCGGTGGACACCCGCACCGAGGTGCTGATCCAGCGCGCCATGGCCCGGCTGCGCAGCGGCCGGACCAGCTTCGTGATCGCGCACCGGCTCTCCACGATCCGCGACGCCGACGTGATCCTGGTGATGGAGAGCGGCTCGATCGTCGAGCAGGGCTCGCACGACGAACTGATCGAGGCGGGCGGCGCCTACGCCCGGCTCTACCAGGCGCAGTTCGCGCAGGCGGTGGCGGAGACCGAGTAA